A window from Vulpes vulpes isolate BD-2025 chromosome 9, VulVul3, whole genome shotgun sequence encodes these proteins:
- the ISYNA1 gene encoding inositol-3-phosphate synthase 1, producing the protein MEATAEFVVESPDVVYGPDAIEAQYEYRTTCVSREDGVLKVYPTSTRFTFRTARQVPRLGVMLVGWGGNNGSTLTAAVLANRLRLSWPTRTGRKEANYYGSLTQAGTVSLGLDAEGQEVFVPFSALLPMVAPDDLVFDGWDISSLNLAEAMRRAQVLDWGLQEQLWPHLEALRPRPSVYIPEFIAANQSVRADNLILGTRAQQLEQIRRDIRDFRSSAGLDKVIVLWTANTERFCEVIPGLNDTAENLLRTIQLGLEVSPSTLFAVASILEGCAFLNGSPQNTLVPGALELARQRRVFVGGDDFKSGQTKVKSVLVDFLIGSGLKTMSIVSYNHLGNNDGQNLSAPPQFRSKEVSKSSVVDDMVQSNPVLYASGEEPDHCVVIKYVPYVGDSKRALDEYTSELMLGGTNTLVLHNTCEDSLLAAPIMLDLVLLTELCQRVSFCTDADPEPQGFHSVLSLLSFLFKAPLVPPGSPVVNALFRQRSCIENILRACVGLPPQNHMLLEHKMERPGLKRVGPMAAACPVPCKKGPAPTAPNGCTGDANGHSQAEAPQMPTT; encoded by the exons ATGGAGGCCACAGCCGAGTTCGTGGTCGAGAGCCCCGACGTGGTCTACGGCCCCGACGCCATCGAGGCTCAGTACGAGTACCGGACGACGTGCGTCAGCCGCGAGGATGGTGTCCTCAAG GTGTACCCCACGTCCACGCGCTTCACCTTTCGGACCGCCCGGCAGGTGCCCCGGCTCGGGGTCATGCTCGTCGGCTGGGGCGGGAACAACGGCTCCACGCTCACCGCCGCCGTGCTGGCCAACCGGCTGCGCCTGTCCTGGCCCACGCGCACCGGCCGCAAG GAGGCCAACTACTACGGCTCGCTGACGCAGGCGGGCACCGTTAGCCTGGGCTTGGACGCCGAGGGCCAGGAGGTGTTCGTGCCCTTCAGCGCACTGCTGCCCATGGTGGCACCCGACGACCTCGTGTTCGACG gctGGGACATATCGTCGCTGAACCTGGCTGAGGCGATGAGGCGTGCACAGGTGCTGGACTGGGGGCTGCAGGAGCAACTGTGGCCACATTTGGAGGCTCTGCGCCCTCGGCCCTCTGTCTACATCCCCGAATTCATCGCAGCCAACCAGAGTGTGCGAGCTGACAATCTCATACTGGGCACGCGCGCACAGCAG ctGGAGCAGATCCGTAGGGACATCCGTGACTTCCGATCCAGTGCTGGGCTAGACAAAGTCATCGTGCTGTGGACGGCAAACACGGAGCGCTTCTGTGAAGTCATCCCCGGCCTCAATGATACTGCTGAGAACCTGCTGCGTACCATCCAG CTGGGCCTGGAGGTGTCGCCCTCCACTCTTTTTGCTGTGGCCAGCATCTTGGAGGGCTGTGCCTTCCTCAACGGGTCCCCGCAGAACACGCTGGTGCCTGGGGCGCTTGAGCTCGCCCGTCAGCGACGTGTCTTCGTGGGTGGAGATGACTTCAAGTCAGGCCAAACCAAGGTCAAGTCCGTGCTGGTGGACTTCCTTATCGGCTCTGGCCTCAAG ACCATGTCCATCGTGAGCTACAACCACCTGGGCAACAATGACGGGCAGAACCTGTCGGCACCGCCGCAGTTCCGTTCCAAGGAGGTGTCCAAGAGCAGTGTGGTAGACGACATGGTGCAGAGCAACCCTGTGCTCTATGCATCCGGCGAGGAGCCCGACCACTGT GTGGTCATCAAGTACGTGCCATACGTGGGCGACAGCAAGCGTGCGTTGGATGAGTACACCTCGGAGCTGATGCTGGGCGGCACCAACACGCTGGTGCTGCACAACACCTGTGAG GACTCCCTCCTGGCCGCACCCATCATGCTGGACCTGGTGCTGCTAACCGAGCTGTGCCAGCGCGTGAGCTTCTGCACTGATGCTGACCCAGAGCCGCAGGGCTTCCACTCTGTGCTGTCCCTGCTCAGCTTCCTATTCAAGGCGCCACTCGTGCCGCCGGGCAGCCCTGTGGTCAATGCGCTCTTCCGCCAGCGCAGCTGCATCGAGAATATCCTCAG ggcctgtgtggggctccccCCACAGAACCACATGCTTCTGGAGCACAAGATGGAGCGCCCTGGCCTCAAGCGAGTGGGGCCTATGGCTGCtgcctgccctgtgccctgcAAGAAAGGACCAGCGCCAACTGCCCCCAATGGCTGTACGGGTGATGCCAATGGGCACTCGCAGGCTGAGGCACCCCAGATGCCCACCACTTAA